Proteins encoded by one window of Carassius carassius chromosome 30, fCarCar2.1, whole genome shotgun sequence:
- the LOC132110363 gene encoding serum response factor-like isoform X2, with protein sequence MLSSQTGAALSGAGSAAGKSAGHGAVLMGAGVRTGFARGLGPLQAGAMGLGMPGRFEPVKEGPPHVCSGSDADSDSGDEDELMGSVGDGRRAGGVKRERAEMEAAMVGPKVGLPSAALAGGVAGAKPGKKTRGRVKIKMEFIDNKLRRYTTFSKRKTGIMKKAYELSTLTGTQVLLLVASETGHVYTFATRKLQPMITSETGKALIQTCLNSPDSPPRSDPSMDQRMSATGFEETDLTYQVSESESLGETKDALKPAFTVASVPGSTSAPPTVPSSSTSMQASSGPSFPITSYLPPPGTSGAKSTGATAGVMQLPAGFTFMSGSPFAPGTPAIPLGQLQQHSLSAQSITGAAMPQQLQSIQVQSSSVSTSSSSPEISHSSTVSTASVSLPAAIVTSSVSSSMTGHMMYPSTHTLMYASAPTLADGSLAVLNAFTQGQVSHTQTQDTAGVPQVFLTAPPGTVQIPVSAVQLHPVRQDQHFTNGDWSAVQRQQQ encoded by the exons ATGTTATCCAGCCAGACCGGAGCGGCTCTGAGTGGAGCCGGATCAGCGGCGGGGAAGAGCGCAGGCCACGGTGCGGTGCTGATGGGCGCCGGGGTCCGCACGGGGTTCGCGCGGGGTCTGGGGCCGCTGCAGGCGGGAGCGATGGGGCTCGGGATGCCCGGGAGATTTGAACCAGTTAAAGAGGGACCCCCGCACGTGTGCAGCGGCTCTGACGCGGACTCTGACTCGGGTGATGAGGACGAGCTCATGGGGTCAGTCGGGGACGGCCGGAGGGCAGGCGGCGTCAAGCGGGAGAGAGCGGAGATGGAGGCGGCGATGGTTGGACCGAAGGTCGGCTTGCCCTCCGCGGCGCTCGCGGGTGGAGTGGCCGGAGCGAAACCGGGCAAGAAGACCCGTGGCAGAGTGAagataaagatggagtttatagACAACAAACTGCGAAGGTACACGACCTTCAGCAAGAGGAAGACCGGCATCATGAAGAAG gCGTATGAGCTCTCCACGCTCACTGGGACTCAGGTTCTGCTGCTGGTGGCCAGCGAGACGGGGCACGTCTACACCTTCGCCACTCGGAAGCTGCAGCCCATGATCACCAGCGAGACGGGCAAAGCTCTGATCCAAACCTGCCTGAACTCTCCAGACTCTCCGCCGCGCTCCGACCCGTCCATGGACCAGCGCATGAGCGCCACGGGCTTCGAGGAGACGGACCTCACCTACCAGGTGTCTGAGTCCGAGAGTCTGGGAGAAACCAAG GACGCTCTGAAGCCGGCGTTCACCGTGGCCAGTGTCCCGGGCAGCACCAGCGCTCCACCCACCGTCCCCAGCTCCTCCACCAGCATGCAGGCCAGCAGCGGCCCGTCCTTCCCCATCACCAGCTACCTGCCCCCCCCCGGCACCAGCGGAGCTAAGAGCACCGGAGCCACAGCAGGAGTCATGCAGCTGCCCGCCGGATTCACCTTCATGTCAG GCTCTCCGTTCGCTCCTGGGACTCCTGCGATTCCTCTGGGTCAGCTGCAGCAGCATTCACTGAGCGCTCAGAGCATCACAG gtgcagCGATGCCGCAGCAGCTCCAGTCCATCCAGGTCCAGTCCAGCTCGGTCAGCACCAGCTCCAGCAGTCCAGAGATCTCTCACAGCAGCACAGTCTCCACag CTTCAGTCAGTCTCCCAGCGGCCATCGTCACCTCCTCAGTGTCCTCCTCCATGACGGGTCACATGATGTaccccagcacacacacactcatgtacgCTTCAGCGCCCACGCTAGCAGACGGGAGTCTAGCGGTGCTCAACGCCTTCACACAGGGACAggtgtcacacacacagactcaggacACGg ctggcGTTCCTCAGGTGTTCCTCACAGCTCCTCCCGGTACGGTTCAGATTCCCGTCTCGGCGGTGCAGCTTCATCCAGTACGGCAAGATCAACACTTCACAA ATGGTGATTGGTCAGCAGTCCAGCGGCAGCAGCAGTAG
- the LOC132110363 gene encoding serum response factor-like isoform X1: protein MLSSQTGAALSGAGSAAGKSAGHGAVLMGAGVRTGFARGLGPLQAGAMGLGMPGRFEPVKEGPPHVCSGSDADSDSGDEDELMGSVGDGRRAGGVKRERAEMEAAMVGPKVGLPSAALAGGVAGAKPGKKTRGRVKIKMEFIDNKLRRYTTFSKRKTGIMKKAYELSTLTGTQVLLLVASETGHVYTFATRKLQPMITSETGKALIQTCLNSPDSPPRSDPSMDQRMSATGFEETDLTYQVSESESLGETKDALKPAFTVASVPGSTSAPPTVPSSSTSMQASSGPSFPITSYLPPPGTSGAKSTGATAGVMQLPAGFTFMSGSPFAPGTPAIPLGQLQQHSLSAQSITGAAMPQQLQSIQVQSSSVSTSSSSPEISHSSTVSTASVSLPAAIVTSSVSSSMTGHMMYPSTHTLMYASAPTLADGSLAVLNAFTQGQVSHTQTQDTAGVPQVFLTAPPGTVQIPVSAVQLHPMVIGQQSSGSSSSLTELQVVDLDASQNAKNH from the exons ATGTTATCCAGCCAGACCGGAGCGGCTCTGAGTGGAGCCGGATCAGCGGCGGGGAAGAGCGCAGGCCACGGTGCGGTGCTGATGGGCGCCGGGGTCCGCACGGGGTTCGCGCGGGGTCTGGGGCCGCTGCAGGCGGGAGCGATGGGGCTCGGGATGCCCGGGAGATTTGAACCAGTTAAAGAGGGACCCCCGCACGTGTGCAGCGGCTCTGACGCGGACTCTGACTCGGGTGATGAGGACGAGCTCATGGGGTCAGTCGGGGACGGCCGGAGGGCAGGCGGCGTCAAGCGGGAGAGAGCGGAGATGGAGGCGGCGATGGTTGGACCGAAGGTCGGCTTGCCCTCCGCGGCGCTCGCGGGTGGAGTGGCCGGAGCGAAACCGGGCAAGAAGACCCGTGGCAGAGTGAagataaagatggagtttatagACAACAAACTGCGAAGGTACACGACCTTCAGCAAGAGGAAGACCGGCATCATGAAGAAG gCGTATGAGCTCTCCACGCTCACTGGGACTCAGGTTCTGCTGCTGGTGGCCAGCGAGACGGGGCACGTCTACACCTTCGCCACTCGGAAGCTGCAGCCCATGATCACCAGCGAGACGGGCAAAGCTCTGATCCAAACCTGCCTGAACTCTCCAGACTCTCCGCCGCGCTCCGACCCGTCCATGGACCAGCGCATGAGCGCCACGGGCTTCGAGGAGACGGACCTCACCTACCAGGTGTCTGAGTCCGAGAGTCTGGGAGAAACCAAG GACGCTCTGAAGCCGGCGTTCACCGTGGCCAGTGTCCCGGGCAGCACCAGCGCTCCACCCACCGTCCCCAGCTCCTCCACCAGCATGCAGGCCAGCAGCGGCCCGTCCTTCCCCATCACCAGCTACCTGCCCCCCCCCGGCACCAGCGGAGCTAAGAGCACCGGAGCCACAGCAGGAGTCATGCAGCTGCCCGCCGGATTCACCTTCATGTCAG GCTCTCCGTTCGCTCCTGGGACTCCTGCGATTCCTCTGGGTCAGCTGCAGCAGCATTCACTGAGCGCTCAGAGCATCACAG gtgcagCGATGCCGCAGCAGCTCCAGTCCATCCAGGTCCAGTCCAGCTCGGTCAGCACCAGCTCCAGCAGTCCAGAGATCTCTCACAGCAGCACAGTCTCCACag CTTCAGTCAGTCTCCCAGCGGCCATCGTCACCTCCTCAGTGTCCTCCTCCATGACGGGTCACATGATGTaccccagcacacacacactcatgtacgCTTCAGCGCCCACGCTAGCAGACGGGAGTCTAGCGGTGCTCAACGCCTTCACACAGGGACAggtgtcacacacacagactcaggacACGg ctggcGTTCCTCAGGTGTTCCTCACAGCTCCTCCCGGTACGGTTCAGATTCCCGTCTCGGCGGTGCAGCTTCATCCA ATGGTGATTGGTCAGCAGTCCAGCGGCAGCAGCAGTAGTCTGACCGAGCTTCAGGTCGTCGATCTGGACGCCTCACAGAACGCCAAAAACCACTGA
- the LOC132111061 gene encoding transmembrane protein 254-like: protein MMAKSDGGSYFRRSSLLWMVVVTGFLSFYTWTVFWPQDVPYSSLGPLGALAKHFVDYHYPVMYYGWFLTWVIHLFEALFALKICSDKGIDSSSARLLWFAQTFLFGLASLGLLIKYKPDGRPKRQ from the exons ATGATGGCTAAAAGTGACGGTGGCTCGTACTTCAGGAGATCCAGTCTCCTCTGGATGGTGGTCGTGACGGGGTTTTTGAGTTTTTACACG TGGACGGTGTTTTGGCCTCAGGACGTCCCATACAGCAGTCTGGGTCCTCTCGGCGCTCTGGCCAAGCATTTCGTGGACTATCATTATCCTGTGATGTATTATGG ATGGTTTCTGACGTGGGTCATCCATCTGTTCGAGGCTCTGTTTGCTCTGAAGATCTGCAG tgATAAAGGCATCGACAGCTCGTCCGCACGCTTGCTGTGGTTCGCTCAGACGTTTCTGTTTGGTCTCGCGTCTCTGGGTCTTCTGATCAAATACAAGCCGGACGGCCGACCCAAACGCCAGTGA